From the Mammaliicoccus sciuri genome, the window GGCATTAGGACATCTTGTAACGAATGCTACACCTGAAGAATACGACAAGAAATTTAAAGAATGGAATTTAAATGTCTTACCAATAATTCCTGATTATATGAAACATGTTGTAATTAAGAAAACAAGAAGCCAATTTAACACAGTTCAACATTTGATGAAGCGAGACGATGTAAATTCAATTATTATTGCGACAGATGCTGGTAGGGAAGGTGAACTTGTTGCAAGGTTAATTATTGAAAAAGCAAAAGTCAAAAAGCAAATTAAGCGACTATGGATCAGTTCAGTTACTGAAAAAGCAATTAAAGCAGGCTTTCAAAATTTAAGACCTGGTGAAGCATATAACAATTTATATCAAGCCGCATTATGTAGAAGTGAAGCGGATTGGATTGTTGGTATAAATGCGACTAGAGCTTTAACAACGAAATATGACGCGCAATTATCATGTGGTCGTGTACAAACACCAACTTTAAATCTTGTACAAATGAGACAACAAGAAATTCAATCATTTAAACCTGAAAAGTATTATCAGATGAATATTGAAGTTGAAGGTTATAAATTTAAATGGTTGAGTAAGAGTGGAGATAAAACATTTGATGCTGATTTAATAGAACAAGTTAAACAACAAGTTCAAAATAAAAAAGGTATTATCCAAAATATCTCGAAAAAGAAAAAAACAAAGTATCCTCAAAAGTTATACGATCTTACAAGTTTGCAACAAACAGCGTATCAACGTTATAAAATGAGTGCGAAAGAAACGTTGAATACAATGCAAGCATTGTATGAACAACATAAAGTACTGACTTATCCTAGAACAGATTCTAACTACTTAACAGATGATATGGTTTCTTCTCTGAAAGAACGAGTATCATCATTAACTGCTACACCACTTAAATCACATGCTGTACCATTGCTTAAAAAACCAATTAGAGCGGGGAAACATTTTGTTGATAATAAGAAGGTTTCAGACCATCATGCGATTGTACCAACAGAAGTGAGACCTAACTTTGATCAGTTATCTCCTAGAGAACAGAAAATTTATATGCTAGTGGCTGAAAGATTTTTAGAAGTATTATTATCACCATATCAATATGAAGAAACAACTGTGACATTAACATGTGAAGGGGAAAGTTTTAAACTGACACAAGAAGTAGCAGTTGAATTAGGCTTTAAAGAACTATATGAAGAAAAGACGCATGTGAAAGCTTTGCCTTTTGAAGAACAGCAGCATGTGAATATACAAAAAGTGAATGTCGTTAGTAAAGATACAGAACCGCCTGCGTACTTCAATGAAGGAACTTTACTTAAGGCGATGGAATCACCACATCATTTCTTTAAACCTAAAGATAAGAAAATGGCTCAAACTTTATATGAAACAGGTGGTATTGGAACAGTTGCGACAAGAGCGGATATCATCGAGAAGTTATATAGTTCTAATGTAATAGAAGCGGTGCAAGGTAAAATTAAGATTACGCCTAAAGGTAAACAATTATTAAACTTAGCACCTGAACAACTGACATCACCAGAATTAACGGCAGATTGGGAAATGAAGTTAACGCAAATCGAAAAAGGAAATTATTCTAAAAATAAATTCATGAATGAAATGAGAAACTTCACGAGAGAAATCATTGCGGATATTAAAGAAAGTGATGATAAATTCAAGCACGATAATATCACAACGACTGAGTGTCCGACTTGTGGTAAATTTATGCTTAAAGTTAAAACGAAAAATGGTCAAATGCTCGTGTGTCAAGATCCAACATGTAAGACTAAGAAGAATCAACAAAGACAAACGAATGCCAGATGTCCAAACTGTAAGAAGAAACTTACACTGTATGGAACAGGTAAAAAAGCAACTTATAGATGTGTATGTGGTCATACAGAAACACAAGAGCATATGGACGAAAGACTTAAAAATAGAAAATCAGGCAAAATAGGCAAAAAAGAAATGAAGAAATATATGCAAACTGAAGAAGTAGAAAACAATCCATTTAAAGACGCTTTAAAAGGATTGAAGTTCTAACTTAATATGAAAAGAGACTGGGATATCATGTGATATCTCAGTTTTTTAATATCTTAGCAGCAATAGAGTTGGCTAGAAGCATACTGTCACGGATGATAAACGTAAAAACCGAACTATAACACGAACATAAATAAATTTAATTATAAAAATGTTCGTAAAAAGTATTGATTTTTGATGTTCCCAGTAATACAATGTACAGTGTTGAAATTAATAAAGGAGTCTTATGATGAAACGTTACTTTAAGTTTGATGAATTGGGAACAAATTATAAAAGAGAAATTCTTGGTGGTTTAACGACATTCCTTTCTATGGCATACATATTAGCAGTTAACCCATCAATGTTAAGCTTGGCAAGTGTTGAAAATGTACCTGATTCAATGAGAATGGACCAAGGTTCTGTGTTTGTTGCTACAGCATTAGCAGCACTAGTTGGTTGTTTATTTATGGGTATCATTGCGAAATACCCTATAGCTTTGGCACCAGGTATGGGATTAAATGCATTTTTCGCGTTTACAGTTGTGCTTACAATGGGTATTCCATGGCAAACTGGTTTAACGGGCGTACTATTCTCAGGTGTTATATTTGCGATATTAACGATGAGTGGTTTACGAGAGGTTATTATCAATGCAATACCATTTGAATTAAAGATGGCTGTATCTGCCGGTATAGGATTGTTTATTACCTTTGTAGGTTTACAAGGTGCAGGTATTGTTAAAAAAGAAGATTCAACTTTAGTTACACTTGGTACAATGCATAACCCAGAAGTACTATTAGCAGTGTTTGGTATTATCATTACTATTATATTAATGGCTAAAAAATTACCAGGAGCAATTTTCATCGGAATGGTCTTAACAGCTATTGCGGGATTAATTACAGGTTTAATTGCAATGCCAGATAGTATAGTAGGGAAAGTACCAAGTGTATCACCAACATTTGGTGCAGCATTCGAAGTGTTTGGTGATTTATCTACTA encodes:
- a CDS encoding NCS2 family permease, which gives rise to MKRYFKFDELGTNYKREILGGLTTFLSMAYILAVNPSMLSLASVENVPDSMRMDQGSVFVATALAALVGCLFMGIIAKYPIALAPGMGLNAFFAFTVVLTMGIPWQTGLTGVLFSGVIFAILTMSGLREVIINAIPFELKMAVSAGIGLFITFVGLQGAGIVKKEDSTLVTLGTMHNPEVLLAVFGIIITIILMAKKLPGAIFIGMVLTAIAGLITGLIAMPDSIVGKVPSVSPTFGAAFEVFGDLSTIFNVQFLIVVLTFLFIDFFDTAGTLVAVANQAGLMKDNKLPRAGKALFSDSLATIVGAIFGTSTTTSYIESSAGVAVGARTGFASVVTGICFLAALLFSPLMSVVTSAVTAPALVIVGVLMVSNLGKIDWQKFEIAVPAFLTMIMMPLTYSIATGIACGFIFYPITMIVAKRHKEIHPIMYGLFFVFVAYFVFVHA
- a CDS encoding DNA topoisomerase III yields the protein MKALVLPEKPSVGRDIAKALGIHDQKKGYFENKNYIVTWALGHLVTNATPEEYDKKFKEWNLNVLPIIPDYMKHVVIKKTRSQFNTVQHLMKRDDVNSIIIATDAGREGELVARLIIEKAKVKKQIKRLWISSVTEKAIKAGFQNLRPGEAYNNLYQAALCRSEADWIVGINATRALTTKYDAQLSCGRVQTPTLNLVQMRQQEIQSFKPEKYYQMNIEVEGYKFKWLSKSGDKTFDADLIEQVKQQVQNKKGIIQNISKKKKTKYPQKLYDLTSLQQTAYQRYKMSAKETLNTMQALYEQHKVLTYPRTDSNYLTDDMVSSLKERVSSLTATPLKSHAVPLLKKPIRAGKHFVDNKKVSDHHAIVPTEVRPNFDQLSPREQKIYMLVAERFLEVLLSPYQYEETTVTLTCEGESFKLTQEVAVELGFKELYEEKTHVKALPFEEQQHVNIQKVNVVSKDTEPPAYFNEGTLLKAMESPHHFFKPKDKKMAQTLYETGGIGTVATRADIIEKLYSSNVIEAVQGKIKITPKGKQLLNLAPEQLTSPELTADWEMKLTQIEKGNYSKNKFMNEMRNFTREIIADIKESDDKFKHDNITTTECPTCGKFMLKVKTKNGQMLVCQDPTCKTKKNQQRQTNARCPNCKKKLTLYGTGKKATYRCVCGHTETQEHMDERLKNRKSGKIGKKEMKKYMQTEEVENNPFKDALKGLKF